A segment of the Anguilla anguilla isolate fAngAng1 chromosome 6, fAngAng1.pri, whole genome shotgun sequence genome:
ACGGAAGCGGCTCTGTTCGGCCGGCAGCCGGAGTACCGCTCTAACACACTGTTGAGGGTTCGACAGAGATGTGTGCTCACAGGGTTAGGTTTGTAcatctatttttgaaaaataataataatagttttaaaaaaatgacaagctgAGTTGGGCTGAATGGTCGTCTGTTTcgtatgtttctgtgttttttttttttgggtttttttttttcccgcctgTGTTTGTTCCGCGGTGCTTTCTTCGTTGAGGCGGATCGTGCGGAACTCGATCCCGCCCGAATCGTCGTGCCGACCGTTGGCGCGGCGATAAAAACGGGCCGTGCGCTCGACGTGGGAGTTTCTGTTTGTTCGCGCTGTCCTTCGGGAGCGATgggatattgttagagggtgtaTTTCGAGAACTGTTTTGTGCGAGAGTGTATGTGAAACGTGAGTCCAGGTTCAGTCAGTGACTAAATCTTCTTCACGTGCACGCCGATATTCCTACGTTCACTTGAACGGCATTCAAGCGTTCTGAATATTAAATATCATGTGAGCACCTTATTCTGAAAACCATGTTTGCCACTGTCCTGCTTGTCACTAGCCTTGTATGACACATGGGGTTGTTAGTCTGGTAAAGAGAACAGTGAGAAATGATAACACCTTATTCAGAATGTACGGGGAAGTGCAGTTACAGTGTAAATTTCCTTCCGTCCTGCATTGGGGATATGCTTATAAGCATGCACACTGGAATACCAGTGGCTGTTGTGTTTCACAGTGAATACTGGGAATTTTGAGTGCAATCTCTTCTCTTCAGTGTTTGaaacactgccctctggtggagcATTAGAGATCCCACTAGCCATGAAAAATCCccatggcaaaaaaataattggtcTCTGCAGTCATAATTGTCACCGGATGTAACCAATACAGGAAGGACTCCTGTTGTTGTTTGAGGTCTTTAATATGGTGTTTATACCTAGTGCTGCATTTCTGTTCTCCATGTATTTTGTCCTTTGCATGAAGCATTGAGCTGAAGGAAATGGCTATTTTGTGGTGTGTTTAGTGAAAATTAAAGTATTGTAATCTAATGTAGAATAAGGGCTGTTATGGGGAGGCAGTGTTCCTACAGCATGGTGCTCTTGTCACTGATGCCAAATTCCTGTTTGCAGTCACGGGACCCTCTGGAGTCGCCGAGGACAACCCCCCCTGCACCGTCAACATCCCCATCGCCCCGATCCACAGCCCCGCCCAGGCCATGTCCCCCACGCAGAGCATCGGGCTGGTCCAGTCgctgctggccaatcagaacgtGCAGCTGGACGTGCTGACCAATCCCACggccacggcggcggcggcggcggcggcggccgcgtCGGACCACGGGCAGGACGCGGTGATGACGGCCCAGTACACGGTGCCCGCCCGCTACTCCAGCCCGGGACAGGTCATTTTCGGGGGCCTGGAAATGGGGCGCCTCCTGGTGGGGCCCCCGCCCTCGCACCACcaaccgccgccgccgcctccgcagcagcagcagcctccgCCACAGCATccccatcagcagcagcagcaccaacagcagcagcagcttcagcagCAGCACGCCGTCCAACagcttcagcagcagcagcacgcaGTTCagatgcagctgcagcagcaccagctgcagcagcagcagcaacatcagcagcagcagcagcatcaccagctgcagcagcagcaccaacaGTTCCAGCAGCACCAACAGcagatgcagcagcagcaccagcagatgcagcagcagcaccaacagatccagcaacagcagcagcaaattCAGCAGCAGATCCAAcagatgcagcagcagcagcagcagctgcgggAGCAGCACCAACAGCAGatgcagcagcaccagcagcagctgcagcagcaccagcagcagctgcagcagcaccaacagcagctgcagcaacagcagcagcacccgatccagctgccccctcccccgctgccCTCCGGGCCGCACCCGAGCGTGGTGCACCAGCTGCAGGCCACGCTGCAGTTGCCCCACCCCCAGGGGGAGCACGGGGCGGAGCGGGGCGAGCACGAGCACCTGCTGAAGGTCAAGCCCACGCGGTCCGCGTCCCAGCTGGCCGAGGGGGACGCCGTGGTCTTCAGCGCCCCCCTGGAGATCAGCAAGAtgaaccccccgcccccgtacCCGGGcacggtggcggcggcggtggcggcggcccAGGCGGCGCAGGCGGGCGCGGCGGCGCAGgcggcggccgccgccgccggcaaCGGGCCCCAGCCGGCCGTGGACCTGTGCCTGAAGAAGAGCGAGTTCTCGCTGTACCCGCCCGCCCCGCAGTACCAGACGCCGCTGGGCTACGAGCGCATCACCACCTTCGACAGCAGCGGCAACGTGGAGGAGGTGTGCCGGCCGCGCACGCGGCTGGTCTGCAACCAGAGCGTCTACACCCTGCAGGGGCCCGGCAGCTCGGCCACGCTGCGCGTCACCTCCTCCGAGAGCAAGAAGGTGCAGCTGCCCTACAGCTCCGCCACGCTCAACCGCCTCACCGTGCCCCGCTACTCCATCCCCAGCGGCGACCCGCCCCCGTACCCGGacccggccaatcagagcggcCAGGCCAGGAGCGCCGCCCAGCAGCGGCTGGACAGCACCCTGATCCACGCCACCCTGCGCCGCAACAGCCGGGAGGCGGCCCTGAAGGTCTCCCAGATGATGGAGCCCCAGCAGAGGACCCTCCCCACCAAGTCCAAGGTGAGCAGCGCGCTGGCGGCCTCCTACCAGCAGAGGGTGTCCACCGCCCTGTACACCTGCAGCCAGTGCAGCAGCGGCaccgcggggggcggggccagcgggaGCGGGGCCagcggcgggggcgggagcAACGGGATCGCGGGCGGCACCATCATCCGGCAGGACTTCCCGCCGGGGAACGGCGCCCAGCACAGCACGGTCATCGTGCACTCCAACAGCACGTCGCCGCTGGCCTCGCAGTCCTCCTACAACCTGCTGAGCTCGctggacggcggcggcggccgggaCCGCACCGACTACGTCAACTCCGCCTTCACCGAGGACGAGGCGCTCAGCCAGCAGTGCCAGCTGGAGAAGTCCATCCGCCACCTGGCCCTGAGCGAGGTCGGCCTGGCCGTCAAGCGGCCCCCGCCCTACCAGTGGGACCCCGCCGCCACCGAGGAGATCTGGGTACCCCAGGAGAGGACCGCGCtggcgcccccgcccccgccgccgggACCCCACAAGCCGCCCCCGCTCATCCTCAACCCCGCCCAGCACCTGGACGTCTCGCGGCTCCCCTTCGTCCTGTCCCCGAAATCGCCCACCAGCCCTGCCACCGCCACCTTCCAGACCGGCTACCccatctccctccccttcccaccCGGGGCGGGGTACAGCGGGCCTCAGCTGCAGGCCGTGCAGCCTCCCCCACAGCCCTGCTCGCCCAAAGAGGTGGTGGCCCCCGTCCCGTTCACCCAGCAGGACGCCCCCATGGTCCTTCCCCCCGGGTACCCCCCGAACCTGGCCAACCTGGCCTGCTGCCCGCTGCCCCCCATGTACCCGGGAGCCAGCTCCTGCGCGGGCCTCCAGCTCCCCCCGATCGCCCTGCACCCCTGGAACACGTACAACCCCTGCCCGCCCATCCAGAACCCCTCAGGAACCCTGCAGGCCAAGTCCCACCTGGTGGTGGAGAAGCCCGTCCtctccccgccgccgccgccgccgccgtccgcCACCGAGCACCAGGGCCACATGGGCTCGCCGGAGGCCGCCATGGCGGAGGCCGGCGAGGGCTTCCAGGAGGTGCTGTCCCTCAACGAGTCGCCCGTCCCGCAGCGGGCCGACAAGTTCGGCAAGAAGAGCCGCAAGCGGCTGGACAGCCGGGCGGAGGAGGCCAACGTGCCCGCCATCACCGAGGGCAAGGTGAAGAAGGAGGGCCGGGCCCTCAGCGACTTCAACTCGCTGATCTCCAGCCCCCGGCTGGGCCGGGAGAAGAAGAAGCCCAAGCCGCAGAAGGAGCAGCTGAAGGCCAAGAAGCTCAACAAGACCAACGAGTTCCAGGACAG
Coding sequences within it:
- the LOC118229481 gene encoding tubby-related protein 4-like — its product is MFAAVEHGPVLCSDSNILCLSWKGRVPKSEKEKPVCRRRYYEEGWLATGNGRGVVGVTFTSSHCRRDRNTPQRINFNLRGHNSEVVLVRWNEPFQKLATCDTDGGIFVWIQYEGRWSVELVNDRGAQVSDFTWSHDGTQALISYRDGFVLVGSVSGQRHWSSEINLESQITCGIWTPDDQQVLFGTADGQVIVMDCHGRMLAHILLHESDGIVSMSWNYPNFLVEDSSESDTDSDDYAPPQVHNLKPLLTVSFTSGDISLMNNYDDLSPSVIRSGLKDVVVQWCSQGDLMAVAGMERHSLQLDPACVTLMRNALVKFYNVHGEHIYTLETPAQRPISTICWGHRDSRLFLACGAALYVVRVDHRVASLQLLCQQAIAATLREEKDIGKLTMPSRLCSYVTTAFAPTIKPPIPDPNNMRDFVSYPTAGNERLHCTMKRTEDNPEVGGPCYTLYLEYLGGLVPILKGRRISKLRPEFVIMDPKTDGKADEVYGNSLISSMIDSCNCSDSSDIELSDDWVGKKSPKISRGSKSPKLPRINIDPRKSPKLSRATQEISRSPRLPIRKPSIGSPSLTRREFPLDDITQHNYLAQVTSNIWGTKFKIVGLASFLPTNLGAVIYKTSLLHLQPRQMTIYLPEVRKISVDYINLPVFNPNVFSEDEDDLPVTGPSGVAEDNPPCTVNIPIAPIHSPAQAMSPTQSIGLVQSLLANQNVQLDVLTNPTATAAAAAAAAASDHGQDAVMTAQYTVPARYSSPGQVIFGGLEMGRLLVGPPPSHHQPPPPPPQQQQPPPQHPHQQQQHQQQQQLQQQHAQQQQHHQLQQQHQQFQQHQQQMQQQHQQMQQQHQQIQQQQQQIQQQIQQMQQQQQQLREQHQQQMQQHQQQLQQHQQQLQQHQQQLQQQQQHPIQLPPPPLPSGPHPSVVHQLQATLQLPHPQGEHGAERGEHEHLLKVKPTRSASQLAEGDAVVFSAPLEISKMNPPPPYPGTVAAAVAAAQAAQAGAAAQAAAAAAGNGPQPAVDLCLKKSEFSLYPPAPQYQTPLGYERITTFDSSGNVEEVCRPRTRLVCNQSVYTLQGPGSSATLRVTSSESKKVQLPYSSATLNRLTVPRYSIPSGDPPPYPDPANQSGQARSAAQQRLDSTLIHATLRRNSREAALKVSQMMEPQQRTLPTKSKVSSALAASYQQRVSTALYTCSQCSSGTAGGGASGSGASGGGGSNGIAGGTIIRQDFPPGNGAQHSTVIVHSNSTSPLASQSSYNLLSSLDGGGGRDRTDYVNSAFTEDEALSQQCQLEKSIRHLALSEVGLAVKRPPPYQWDPAATEEIWVPQERTALAPPPPPPGPHKPPPLILNPAQHLDVSRLPFVLSPKSPTSPATATFQTGYPISLPFPPGAGYSGPQLQAVQPPPQPCSPKEVVAPVPFTQQDAPMVLPPGYPPNLANLACCPLPPMYPGASSCAGLQLPPIALHPWNTYNPCPPIQNPSGTLQAKSHLVVEKPVLSPPPPPPPSATEHQGHMGSPEAAMAEAGEGFQEVLSLNESPVPQRADKFGKKSRKRLDSRAEEANVPAITEGKVKKEGRALSDFNSLISSPRLGREKKKPKPQKEQLKAKKLNKTNEFQDSSESEPELFISGDELMNQSQSGKKGWKTKRNLRAASELEEFKCRKANEKEDRGLGSQGFVYVMANKQPLWNEATQVYQLDFGGRVTQESAKNFQIELEGRQVMQFGRIDGNAYILDFQYPFSAVQAFAVALANVTQRLK